From Domibacillus sp. DTU_2020_1001157_1_SI_ALB_TIR_016, a single genomic window includes:
- the gyrA gene encoding DNA gyrase subunit A, with protein sequence MADTPHSNVKEINISQEMRSSFLDYAMSVIVSRALPDVRDGLKPVHRRILYAMNDLGMTADKAYKKSARIVGDVIGKYHPHGDSAVYETMVRMAQDFNYRHMLVDGHGNFGSVDGDAAAAMRYTEARMSKIAMEITRDLNKDTIDYKDNYDGSEREPVVLPARFPNLLVNGASGIAVGMATNIPPHHLGEVIDALLAVSKNPDMSVLDLMEFIQGPDFPTAGILMGRSGIRRAYETGRGSIILRARTEIEEKANGKETIIVTEIPYQVNKAKLIERIAELVREKKIDGITDLRDESDREGMRIVMEIRRDANASVVLNNLYKYTAMQTSFGINMLALVDGHPKVLSLKECLKHYLAHQQEIIRRRTQFDLNKAEARAHILEGLRIALDHIDRIIALIRGSRTTEAAREGLMEQFGLSEKQAQAILDMRLQRLTGLEREKIEEEYQNLLAVIKELRAILADEEKILQIIREELTEIKDRYADKRRTEITDGAPGDLLDEDLIPVEKIIITLTHKGYIKRQPISTYRSQRRGGRGIQGMGTNENDFVEQLLTTSTHDTILFFTNKGKVYRLKGYQIPEFSRTAKGIPLVNLLGVEQDEWVNSMLFVEEFTEDSFLFFATKQGIVKRTPLMDYANIRTNGLIALNIREEDELISVRLTNGEKHIVMGTRDGMLIRFPEDNVRSMGRTSTGVKGITLSDGDYAVGMELVEENDYILIVTENGYGKLTPESEYRIQTRGGKGLKTLNITGKNGALIAVKTVTGEEDLMLMTMGGVMIRMDIATISITGRNTQGVKLIRLGENETVATVAKVEKEEELLEEEEE encoded by the coding sequence ATGGCTGATACGCCACACTCGAACGTAAAAGAGATTAATATAAGCCAGGAAATGCGTTCATCGTTTCTTGATTATGCGATGAGCGTTATCGTATCCCGGGCGCTTCCGGACGTGCGCGATGGCTTAAAGCCGGTGCACCGCCGTATTTTGTATGCGATGAATGATCTCGGCATGACAGCCGATAAAGCGTATAAGAAGTCTGCCCGGATCGTCGGTGACGTTATCGGTAAATATCACCCGCACGGGGATTCAGCTGTATACGAAACGATGGTACGGATGGCGCAGGACTTTAACTACCGCCATATGCTGGTTGATGGACACGGAAACTTCGGCTCAGTTGACGGCGATGCTGCTGCCGCGATGCGGTACACAGAAGCCCGCATGTCTAAAATCGCTATGGAGATCACACGTGATTTAAACAAAGACACCATTGATTACAAAGACAACTACGATGGTTCTGAGCGTGAGCCTGTTGTATTACCGGCCCGTTTCCCGAATCTGCTCGTGAACGGCGCTTCCGGTATTGCGGTCGGGATGGCAACCAACATTCCGCCTCACCACCTTGGAGAAGTCATTGATGCGCTGCTTGCTGTCAGTAAAAACCCGGATATGTCTGTTCTGGACTTAATGGAATTTATTCAAGGACCTGATTTTCCAACAGCAGGTATTTTAATGGGCCGCAGCGGTATCCGCCGTGCCTATGAAACAGGCCGCGGTTCGATTATTTTGCGTGCCCGTACGGAAATTGAAGAAAAAGCAAACGGTAAAGAAACGATTATCGTGACAGAAATCCCGTACCAAGTAAACAAAGCAAAGCTCATTGAACGTATTGCGGAGCTTGTCCGTGAAAAGAAAATCGACGGCATTACCGATCTTCGCGACGAATCAGATCGTGAAGGTATGCGAATTGTGATGGAAATTCGCCGTGATGCCAATGCGAGCGTTGTATTAAATAATTTATATAAATACACAGCCATGCAGACAAGCTTCGGTATTAACATGCTGGCGCTTGTAGACGGCCATCCGAAAGTACTCAGCTTAAAAGAGTGCTTAAAGCATTACTTAGCGCATCAGCAGGAGATTATCCGCCGGCGTACGCAATTTGACTTAAATAAAGCCGAAGCACGCGCACACATTTTAGAGGGTCTTCGTATTGCTTTAGATCACATAGATCGCATTATCGCATTGATTCGCGGCTCGCGGACAACAGAGGCTGCCCGCGAAGGCTTGATGGAGCAGTTTGGTTTATCTGAGAAACAAGCTCAAGCCATCTTGGATATGCGTTTGCAACGCTTGACCGGCCTTGAGCGTGAAAAAATCGAAGAAGAATATCAAAACCTTCTTGCAGTGATTAAAGAATTAAGAGCCATTTTAGCTGACGAGGAAAAAATTCTTCAAATTATCCGTGAAGAGCTGACTGAAATTAAAGACAGGTACGCCGATAAACGCCGGACAGAAATTACCGATGGAGCGCCTGGTGATTTGCTGGATGAAGATTTAATTCCGGTTGAAAAAATTATTATTACATTAACCCATAAAGGATATATTAAACGTCAGCCAATCTCGACTTACCGGAGCCAGCGCCGCGGAGGCCGCGGTATTCAAGGGATGGGAACAAACGAAAATGATTTTGTTGAGCAGCTTCTGACAACCTCAACACATGATACGATTCTGTTCTTTACAAACAAAGGGAAAGTGTATCGATTAAAAGGCTATCAGATTCCTGAATTCAGCCGGACGGCAAAAGGAATCCCGCTTGTGAATCTGCTTGGCGTCGAGCAGGATGAGTGGGTGAATTCGATGCTGTTTGTCGAAGAGTTCACAGAGGATTCGTTCCTGTTCTTTGCAACGAAGCAGGGAATTGTAAAGCGGACACCGTTAATGGATTACGCAAATATTCGAACAAACGGCTTGATCGCTTTGAATATCCGGGAGGAAGACGAGCTCATTTCTGTGCGGCTGACAAATGGCGAAAAACATATTGTAATGGGAACGCGCGATGGCATGCTGATCCGTTTCCCGGAAGACAATGTCCGTTCCATGGGACGCACATCAACAGGGGTAAAAGGCATTACCTTGTCTGATGGAGATTACGCAGTTGGAATGGAACTCGTAGAAGAAAATGATTATATTTTAATTGTTACCGAAAATGGATACGGCAAATTAACGCCTGAATCTGAATACCGCATTCAAACACGTGGCGGAAAAGGGCTTAAAACGCTGAATATTACCGGCAAGAACGGGGCGCTCATCGCAGTTAAGACGGTTACAGGTGAAGAAGACCTGATGCTTATGACCATGGGCGGCGTCATGATCCGGATGGATATTGCCACCATTTCCATTACTGGCCGAAACACGCAGGGGGTTAAGCT
- the gyrB gene encoding DNA topoisomerase (ATP-hydrolyzing) subunit B, with amino-acid sequence MDPQNTTPSYDENQIQVLEGLEAVRKRPGMYIGSTSVKGLHHLVWEIVDNSIDEALAGYCDEINVIIEEDNSITVKDNGRGIPVGIHEKMGRPAVEVILTVLHAGGKFGGGGYKVSGGLHGVGASVVNALSTLLEVYVHRDGKIHYQAFKRGVPQEDLKVVGETDVTGTHIHFRPDSEIFTETLVYDYDTLAQRLRELAFLNRGIKITLEDKRGEGKKNEYYYEGGIKSYVEHLNRSKEVLHEEAIFMEGEREGIQVEVALQYNDGYTSNIYSFANNISTHEGGTHESGFKTALTRVINDYARKNGLAKDVDANLTGEDVREGLTAIISVKHPDPQFEGQTKTKLGNSEARTVTDNVFAGRFETFMLENPNTARKIVEKGMMAARARMAAKKARELTRRKSALEVSSLPGKLADCSSRDPKISELYIVEGDSAGGSAKQGRDRHFQAILPLRGKILNVEKARLDKILSNNEVRAMITALGTGISEEFDLEKARYHKLVIMTDADVDGAHIRTLLLTFFFRYMRPLIEAGYVYIAQPPLYKVQQGKNISYAYNDHELDEIMKDIPANAKPSLQRYKGLGEMNPAQLWETTMDPSTRTLLQVTLTDAMEADETFEILMGDKVEPRRNFIQDNARYVKNLDI; translated from the coding sequence ATGGACCCGCAAAATACGACACCTTCCTATGATGAAAATCAAATACAGGTGCTCGAAGGACTTGAAGCTGTCCGAAAACGTCCTGGTATGTATATTGGTTCAACAAGTGTAAAAGGACTTCATCATCTCGTCTGGGAAATCGTTGATAACAGTATCGACGAAGCACTGGCCGGGTATTGCGATGAAATCAACGTCATCATAGAAGAAGACAACAGCATTACTGTAAAAGACAATGGACGCGGCATTCCGGTCGGGATTCATGAAAAAATGGGACGCCCGGCGGTAGAAGTAATTTTAACCGTCCTGCATGCCGGAGGTAAATTCGGCGGCGGCGGCTATAAAGTATCCGGCGGACTTCATGGTGTTGGTGCTTCTGTTGTAAACGCACTTTCTACACTTCTAGAAGTATATGTACACCGTGACGGAAAGATTCATTACCAAGCATTTAAACGCGGTGTGCCGCAAGAAGATTTGAAGGTAGTAGGCGAAACAGATGTTACCGGTACACACATTCACTTCCGTCCAGACAGTGAGATTTTTACAGAAACACTCGTGTATGACTACGATACGCTTGCTCAACGGCTTCGTGAACTTGCTTTCTTAAACCGCGGTATTAAAATTACGCTCGAAGACAAACGTGGAGAAGGCAAGAAAAATGAGTATTATTACGAAGGCGGTATTAAATCATACGTTGAGCATTTAAACCGTTCCAAAGAAGTGCTTCATGAAGAAGCGATCTTTATGGAGGGTGAGCGTGAAGGAATTCAAGTTGAAGTAGCCCTTCAATACAACGACGGCTATACAAGCAACATTTATTCATTCGCCAACAATATCAGCACGCACGAAGGCGGAACGCATGAATCTGGCTTTAAAACCGCTTTAACACGTGTAATCAACGACTATGCCCGGAAAAATGGCCTCGCAAAGGACGTTGATGCCAATTTAACAGGAGAAGATGTCCGTGAAGGTTTAACGGCTATTATTTCCGTGAAACATCCGGATCCACAGTTTGAAGGTCAAACGAAAACAAAGCTTGGCAACTCAGAAGCGAGAACGGTGACAGACAACGTTTTTGCCGGCCGATTTGAAACATTTATGCTTGAAAATCCGAATACGGCTCGAAAAATTGTTGAAAAAGGCATGATGGCAGCCCGGGCAAGAATGGCTGCGAAAAAAGCGCGGGAGCTGACACGGCGCAAAAGTGCGCTCGAGGTATCCAGCCTTCCTGGTAAACTGGCTGACTGCTCATCACGCGATCCGAAAATCAGCGAATTGTATATCGTAGAAGGAGACTCTGCCGGCGGTTCAGCCAAGCAGGGGCGTGACCGCCACTTCCAGGCTATCCTGCCGCTGCGCGGAAAAATCCTGAACGTTGAAAAAGCGCGTCTTGATAAAATTTTGTCAAATAATGAAGTGCGGGCAATGATTACAGCACTCGGAACAGGGATCAGCGAAGAGTTTGACCTGGAAAAAGCACGTTATCACAAATTGGTTATCATGACGGATGCGGACGTGGATGGCGCCCATATCCGCACGCTGTTGTTAACATTCTTTTTCCGCTACATGCGTCCGCTTATTGAAGCGGGGTATGTGTATATTGCCCAGCCGCCGCTTTACAAAGTACAGCAGGGCAAAAATATCAGCTACGCATACAACGACCACGAGCTGGATGAAATCATGAAAGACATCCCGGCAAATGCAAAACCGAGTTTGCAGCGTTATAAAGGTCTTGGAGAAATGAATCCGGCGCAGCTATGGGAAACGACTATGGATCCATCCACACGTACACTGCTCCAGGTAACCCTGACAGATGCGATGGAGGCCGATGAAACATTTGAAATTTTAATGGGCGATAAAGTAGAACCGCGCCGTAATTTCATTCAGGACAACGCACGCTACGTTAAAAATCTTGATATATAA